In a single window of the Nocardiopsis composta genome:
- a CDS encoding sensor histidine kinase: MINSLLLAAVTAVAVANGFDTVALPLWRQLLYLPLVAASYLSGRALPTPWERWVLGAGALAGAGTALADRGTGLAVLFSVGLGVALPWLAGRYLRQQAQLVEAGRDRVARLEREQAHVAERARLRERTRIAEDVHDSLGHALALMALRAGALELAPGSDPAARAAAAELRALAVQATDRLRATLAVLRTGEDPGTAVPDEPVTELVRRAAEAGMRVRTDPEEGPGPLPPLAERAVQRVVREALTNAARYAPGAPVRVGFARSAGRISVSVANGAPNGPAAPAGGGTGLAALRARVELLGGELSAGPEDGGFAVRAGIPLDATGPGERGPR, from the coding sequence GTGATCAACAGCCTGCTGCTGGCCGCCGTCACCGCGGTCGCCGTGGCCAACGGCTTCGACACGGTCGCCCTGCCGCTGTGGCGCCAGCTCCTCTACCTGCCCCTGGTCGCTGCGTCGTACCTGTCCGGGCGCGCTCTGCCGACCCCGTGGGAGCGGTGGGTGCTCGGCGCCGGCGCGCTGGCCGGCGCCGGCACCGCGCTCGCCGACCGGGGCACCGGGCTGGCCGTGCTCTTCTCGGTGGGGCTCGGGGTCGCACTGCCCTGGCTGGCCGGCCGCTACCTCCGCCAGCAGGCCCAGCTGGTGGAGGCCGGCCGGGACCGGGTCGCCCGGCTGGAACGCGAGCAGGCCCACGTGGCCGAGCGGGCCCGGCTGCGCGAGCGGACCCGGATCGCCGAGGACGTGCACGACTCCCTCGGCCACGCGCTCGCCCTGATGGCGCTGCGCGCCGGCGCCCTGGAGCTCGCCCCCGGCTCCGACCCCGCGGCCCGCGCCGCGGCGGCCGAGCTGCGCGCCCTCGCGGTGCAGGCGACCGACCGGCTCCGCGCCACCCTGGCCGTGCTGCGCACCGGGGAGGACCCCGGCACCGCGGTGCCCGACGAGCCCGTCACCGAGCTGGTCCGCCGCGCCGCCGAGGCGGGCATGCGGGTGCGGACCGACCCGGAGGAGGGCCCCGGTCCGCTGCCGCCGCTGGCCGAGCGGGCCGTGCAGCGGGTGGTGCGCGAGGCGCTCACCAACGCCGCCCGGTACGCCCCCGGAGCCCCGGTGCGGGTCGGCTTCGCCCGCTCGGCGGGGCGGATATCGGTGTCGGTGGCCAACGGGGCGCCGAACGGCCCGGCGGCCCCCGCCGGGGGCGGCACCGGGCTGGCCGCGCTGCGCGCCCGGGTCGAACTGCTCGGCGGGGAGCTGAGCGCCGGCCCTGAGGACGGGGGCTTCGCCGTCCGCGCCGGCATCCCGCTGGACGCGACCGGCCCCGGGGAACGGGGACCGCGGTGA
- a CDS encoding alpha/beta fold hydrolase — MGGTLNERFTSSHGEVAWGRMGGGSPVVLLHGTPFSSLVWRETAEALSALHTVYLWDMPGYGLSEKHEGQDVSLPAQQRVLTELLEHWGLEAPAVVAHDIGGAVALRAALLGGVRYRRLALVDVVALHPWGSPFYRLVQKHSEVLGALPPQMHEAAVGAYIDGGAHLSLRAELREALIRPWTGAEGQAAFYRQIAQADQGHTAEFEDRLGELSVPVAVAWGAEDGWIPPERGEALAARIPGADFHLLPGAGHLVQEDAPGRLTALLSAFLAD; from the coding sequence ATGGGCGGAACCCTGAACGAGCGCTTCACCTCCTCGCACGGCGAGGTCGCCTGGGGCCGGATGGGCGGCGGGAGCCCGGTGGTCCTGCTGCACGGCACCCCCTTCTCCTCCCTGGTGTGGCGGGAGACCGCCGAGGCGCTGAGCGCCCTGCACACCGTGTACCTGTGGGACATGCCGGGCTACGGGCTGTCCGAGAAGCACGAGGGGCAGGACGTCTCGCTGCCCGCGCAGCAGCGGGTCCTCACCGAGCTGCTGGAGCACTGGGGGCTGGAGGCGCCCGCGGTGGTCGCGCACGACATCGGCGGCGCCGTCGCGCTGCGCGCCGCCCTGCTCGGCGGCGTGCGCTACCGCCGGCTCGCCCTGGTCGACGTGGTCGCGCTGCACCCCTGGGGCAGCCCGTTCTACCGGCTGGTCCAGAAGCACTCCGAGGTGCTGGGTGCTCTCCCGCCGCAGATGCACGAGGCGGCGGTGGGCGCCTACATCGACGGCGGCGCGCACCTGAGCCTCCGCGCCGAGCTGCGCGAGGCGCTGATCCGGCCGTGGACCGGGGCGGAGGGCCAGGCCGCCTTCTACCGGCAGATCGCCCAGGCCGACCAGGGGCACACCGCGGAGTTCGAGGACCGCCTGGGCGAGCTGTCCGTGCCGGTCGCGGTGGCGTGGGGCGCCGAGGACGGGTGGATCCCGCCGGAGCGGGGCGAGGCGCTGGCCGCCCGCATCCCCGGAGCCGATTTCCACCTGCTCCCCGGCGCCGGCCACCTGGTCCAGGAGGACGCCCCGGGGCGGCTGACCGCCCTGCTCTCCGCCTTCCTCGCGGACTGA
- a CDS encoding TetR/AcrR family transcriptional regulator: MATEPASEPGARARTAELLWGGRPAPRRGPRPGLTLDRIVGAAIGIADAEGVGALSMQRVAADLGVTKMALYRYVAGRDELVALMADTACGPPPEPDGEGWRSRLHGWARELWPRLRRHPWLLSTTVGPRVLGPNELGWLEAALTALADTPLGAAERMDAVALISGHVRGIAQQAPAPGAEGVEAELAAAMGPVLAAHRADYPHAAAAFAGTAAEGGGDAALDFGLERILDGLEALITRREREASGAGRPRARG; this comes from the coding sequence GTGGCCACGGAACCCGCGAGCGAACCCGGTGCGCGGGCGCGCACCGCAGAACTGCTGTGGGGCGGCCGCCCCGCCCCCCGCCGGGGCCCGCGCCCCGGGCTGACGCTGGACCGGATCGTCGGCGCCGCCATCGGCATCGCCGACGCCGAAGGGGTCGGCGCACTCTCCATGCAGCGGGTCGCCGCCGACCTGGGGGTCACCAAGATGGCGCTGTACCGCTACGTGGCCGGCCGGGACGAGCTGGTCGCGCTGATGGCCGACACCGCCTGCGGCCCGCCCCCGGAGCCGGACGGGGAGGGGTGGCGGTCCCGGCTGCACGGCTGGGCGCGGGAGCTGTGGCCGCGGCTGCGCCGCCACCCCTGGCTGCTGAGCACCACCGTCGGGCCGCGCGTGCTCGGCCCCAACGAGCTGGGCTGGTTGGAGGCGGCGCTGACCGCCCTGGCCGACACCCCGCTCGGCGCCGCGGAGCGGATGGACGCGGTGGCCCTGATCAGCGGACACGTCCGCGGCATCGCCCAGCAGGCCCCAGCACCGGGCGCCGAGGGCGTGGAGGCGGAACTGGCCGCCGCGATGGGGCCGGTCCTCGCCGCGCACCGCGCCGACTACCCGCACGCCGCCGCGGCCTTTGCCGGAACCGCCGCCGAGGGGGGCGGCGACGCCGCCCTGGACTTCGGCCTGGAACGCATCCTCGACGGCCTGGAGGCCCTGATCACCCGCCGGGAGCGGGAAGCGAGCGGCGCCGGTCGGCCCCGGGCGCGCGGCTGA
- a CDS encoding CGNR zinc finger domain-containing protein, translating to MAYDRPPAPEDLEPVESFCDSARFLYGEDSFADVASARSWLRDHGHAAAADALDRAGLGVLAEVREAVRGHLEGDAGARRRLTAAAADLLGSPRWEEDGALVHPVAAADPVRALAGSVLAALAAAEPSGRRARLKVCRSPECRWVFYDRSPANNASWCSMDICGARHKMRTYRSRRGTARTGD from the coding sequence ATGGCCTACGATCGACCGCCCGCGCCGGAGGACCTGGAACCCGTCGAGTCCTTCTGCGACTCCGCGCGCTTCCTCTACGGAGAGGACTCCTTCGCCGACGTCGCCTCGGCCCGCTCCTGGCTGCGCGACCACGGGCACGCCGCGGCCGCCGACGCCCTGGACCGGGCCGGCTTGGGCGTGCTGGCCGAGGTGCGCGAGGCCGTCCGGGGCCACCTGGAGGGCGACGCCGGGGCGCGCCGGCGGCTCACCGCCGCAGCGGCCGACCTGCTCGGCTCCCCCCGCTGGGAGGAGGACGGCGCCCTGGTGCACCCGGTCGCCGCGGCGGACCCGGTCCGCGCGCTGGCCGGCTCGGTCCTGGCGGCCCTGGCCGCCGCGGAGCCCTCCGGGCGCCGGGCCCGGCTGAAGGTCTGCCGCTCGCCCGAGTGCCGCTGGGTCTTCTACGACCGCTCCCCCGCCAACAACGCGAGCTGGTGCAGCATGGACATCTGCGGCGCCCGGCACAAGATGCGCACCTACCGCTCCCGCCGCGGCACCGCCCGCACCGGCGACTGA
- a CDS encoding FAD-dependent oxidoreductase — MSEVPERRALVSGAGIAGSATAYWLARHGWRVTVVEPAPDLRPGGQAVDFKGEVQLRVLERAGVLERLRELRTGSSDGVILDRAGRPRATVPAAFTAGDLEVLRGDLARVLHDAAAAQGCEYVFGDSVAAVRETPKTVQATFRGGRSEAYDIAVGADGIHSAVRRLAFGPERDFVRFLGYHYALADLPEEALPAPPEGSGGAERLWYNEPGLLVSTGGPKAPAFFVFASPEPLPHGPGGAERRRRALLDACAGAGWRVPEIAEAVRTAGDPHVDTISRVRMSRYTRGRFALVGDAAYGNTLGGFGSGLAVVGAYLLAGELTAAAGDHRAAFAGYDRRMHAYAKVARSGNAGRFLAPRTRAGIRARDALFRLGPLRRALMSTTDGFADGIALPDYAPPARR, encoded by the coding sequence ATGAGCGAGGTACCGGAGCGGCGCGCCCTGGTGTCCGGGGCGGGCATCGCCGGGTCGGCCACCGCCTACTGGCTGGCCCGGCACGGCTGGCGGGTCACCGTGGTCGAACCCGCCCCCGACCTGCGACCGGGCGGACAGGCCGTGGACTTCAAGGGCGAGGTCCAGCTGCGCGTCCTGGAGCGGGCCGGGGTCCTGGAACGGCTGCGCGAACTGCGCACCGGATCCTCCGACGGGGTGATCCTGGACCGGGCCGGGCGCCCCCGGGCCACCGTCCCCGCCGCGTTCACCGCCGGCGACCTGGAGGTCCTCCGCGGCGACCTGGCCCGGGTGCTGCACGACGCGGCGGCCGCCCAGGGCTGCGAGTACGTCTTCGGCGACTCGGTGGCGGCCGTGCGGGAGACGCCCAAAACGGTCCAGGCCACTTTCCGGGGCGGCCGGAGCGAGGCCTACGACATCGCGGTCGGCGCCGACGGCATCCACTCGGCCGTCCGGCGCCTGGCCTTCGGCCCCGAGCGGGACTTCGTCCGCTTTCTCGGCTACCACTACGCCCTGGCCGACCTTCCGGAGGAGGCGCTGCCGGCTCCCCCGGAAGGCTCCGGCGGCGCGGAACGGCTCTGGTACAACGAACCCGGCCTGCTGGTGAGCACCGGCGGCCCCAAGGCCCCGGCGTTCTTCGTCTTCGCCTCCCCCGAACCGCTCCCGCACGGCCCCGGGGGCGCCGAGCGGCGGCGCCGGGCGCTGCTCGACGCCTGCGCCGGAGCCGGGTGGCGGGTCCCGGAGATCGCCGAGGCCGTGCGCACCGCCGGCGACCCGCACGTCGACACCATCAGCAGGGTGCGGATGAGCCGCTACACCCGCGGCCGGTTCGCGCTGGTCGGCGACGCCGCCTACGGCAACACCCTCGGCGGCTTCGGCAGCGGCCTGGCCGTGGTCGGCGCCTACCTGCTGGCCGGCGAGCTCACCGCCGCGGCCGGGGACCACCGCGCCGCCTTCGCCGGCTACGACCGGCGGATGCACGCCTACGCCAAGGTCGCCCGGAGCGGCAACGCCGGCCGGTTCCTCGCACCGCGCACCCGCGCCGGCATCCGGGCGCGCGACGCCCTGTTCCGGCTGGGGCCGCTGCGCCGCGCGCTGATGAGCACCACCGACGGGTTCGCCGACGGCATCGCGCTGCCCGACTACGCCCCGCCGGCCCGCCGCTGA
- a CDS encoding FG-GAP repeat protein, whose translation MPLRRRTLIAAGSASAALLVLCTFCNGPIDAASTGCGAAAPAASPPAGGYTRPWAAAAPAEEEPAGLGPEEEGVTGDLNGDGEDDLVVFPVMEDMMDPGEVRLSGAEGEEAVQSLNPVIADSGVVADIDGDGYGDLVANRTGPSVEDSGREPGRLTVFFGGPGGLERGPVGELTLDSPGVPRDSAEGDRFGRVLAAGDVDGDGRDEVAAGVNRPVWEGRLPRGMGDLILLHGGPEGLTGEGAVLLCPESAGAVPFPEKGESDPGLLGPLDYDSSRGLPFMADVDGDGDDELLVKALLDRGRQRTGDPEWGFDLSGGGVAALPSAALPGDG comes from the coding sequence ATGCCCCTCCGCCGGCGGACGCTCATCGCGGCCGGGTCCGCCTCCGCCGCCCTGCTCGTCCTGTGCACGTTCTGCAACGGCCCGATCGACGCCGCCTCGACCGGGTGCGGGGCGGCGGCGCCCGCCGCGAGTCCGCCCGCCGGCGGGTACACCCGGCCCTGGGCCGCAGCCGCCCCCGCGGAGGAGGAGCCGGCCGGCCTCGGGCCGGAGGAAGAGGGCGTCACCGGGGACCTGAACGGCGACGGCGAGGACGATCTCGTGGTCTTCCCCGTGATGGAGGACATGATGGACCCGGGGGAGGTGCGGCTCTCCGGGGCCGAGGGGGAGGAGGCGGTGCAGAGCCTCAACCCGGTCATCGCCGACTCCGGCGTGGTCGCCGACATCGACGGCGACGGCTACGGCGACCTGGTGGCCAACCGGACCGGCCCCTCCGTGGAGGACTCCGGGCGGGAGCCGGGCAGGCTCACGGTCTTCTTCGGCGGCCCGGGCGGCCTGGAAAGGGGACCCGTCGGCGAGCTGACCCTGGACTCGCCGGGGGTCCCCCGGGACTCCGCCGAAGGGGACCGGTTCGGCAGGGTGCTCGCCGCTGGCGACGTGGACGGGGACGGCCGCGACGAGGTCGCGGCGGGTGTGAACCGACCGGTATGGGAGGGGCGCCTGCCGCGCGGCATGGGCGACCTGATCCTGCTGCACGGCGGCCCTGAAGGGCTGACCGGCGAGGGGGCGGTGCTGCTGTGCCCGGAGAGCGCCGGAGCCGTCCCGTTCCCGGAGAAGGGCGAGTCCGACCCGGGCCTCCTCGGCCCGCTCGACTACGACTCCTCCCGGGGCCTGCCGTTCATGGCCGACGTGGACGGCGACGGCGACGACGAACTCCTGGTCAAGGCCCTTCTCGACCGCGGACGGCAGCGGACCGGGGACCCGGAGTGGGGCTTCGACCTCTCCGGTGGCGGGGTCGCCGCCCTGCCGTCCGCGGCCCTGCCCGGTGACGGCTGA
- a CDS encoding nuclear transport factor 2 family protein, protein MDTGTEQTAAAEVAEHHRFIEAWLRGTADPGRLAEFVEMHTPDFTLCGPDGGAVGRDAIASGFGAGHGTAPGISVEIRGARLVAAEGDLVVAAYEEHQEAPPSIRRSTVVFTRDPGARNGLRWKHLHETWIMPPAG, encoded by the coding sequence TTGGACACCGGAACCGAGCAGACCGCCGCGGCGGAGGTCGCCGAGCACCACCGCTTCATCGAGGCGTGGCTGCGCGGCACCGCCGACCCCGGGCGGCTCGCGGAGTTCGTCGAGATGCACACTCCGGACTTCACGCTGTGCGGCCCGGACGGCGGGGCGGTCGGCCGGGACGCGATCGCCTCCGGCTTCGGCGCCGGGCACGGCACCGCACCCGGGATCAGCGTGGAGATCCGCGGGGCCCGGCTGGTGGCCGCGGAGGGGGATCTCGTCGTCGCCGCCTACGAGGAGCACCAGGAGGCGCCGCCCAGCATCCGCCGCAGCACCGTCGTCTTCACCCGCGATCCCGGGGCCCGCAACGGGCTGCGCTGGAAGCACCTGCACGAGACCTGGATCATGCCGCCGGCGGGGTGA
- a CDS encoding response regulator produces the protein MIRVLLADDEPLVRAGVATILRTDPGIEVVAEAGDGRSAVELALSHRPDVALLDVRMPVLDGLGAAAELRRAAPGIAVAMLTTFDEDAYVARALEEGASGFLLKAADPRELVLGVRAAAEGAAYLSPRVARRVIGELRGGRMSRGDAARERVAALTPREREVLALVGEGLSNQAVAERLFLAEGTVKAHVSSVLQALGAANRVQAAIVAYEAGLVGD, from the coding sequence ATGATCCGGGTCCTGCTCGCCGACGACGAACCGCTGGTGCGCGCCGGGGTCGCCACCATCCTGCGCACCGACCCCGGGATCGAGGTCGTCGCGGAGGCCGGCGACGGGCGCAGCGCGGTGGAGCTGGCCCTGTCGCACCGCCCCGACGTCGCCCTGCTGGACGTCCGGATGCCGGTGCTGGACGGCCTGGGCGCCGCGGCGGAGCTGCGCCGGGCCGCCCCCGGCATCGCGGTCGCCATGCTCACCACCTTCGACGAGGACGCCTACGTGGCCCGCGCCCTGGAGGAGGGGGCCTCCGGTTTCCTGCTGAAGGCGGCCGACCCCCGCGAGCTGGTACTGGGCGTGCGCGCCGCCGCCGAGGGCGCCGCCTACCTGTCTCCCCGGGTGGCCCGCCGGGTCATCGGCGAGCTGCGCGGCGGCCGGATGTCCCGCGGCGACGCCGCCCGCGAGCGGGTCGCCGCGCTGACCCCGCGCGAGCGCGAGGTGCTGGCCCTGGTCGGCGAAGGGCTGTCCAACCAGGCCGTCGCCGAGCGGCTGTTCCTCGCCGAGGGCACGGTCAAGGCGCACGTCAGCTCGGTCCTGCAGGCCCTGGGCGCGGCCAACCGGGTGCAGGCCGCCATCGTCGCCTACGAGGCCGGCCTGGTCGGCGACTGA
- a CDS encoding PhoX family protein: MGVDPDDISSNPSANRPFHEVVAARLSRRSVLRGGAAAVAGFVGAGVLGGTASADGAGGGERKLLGFPPVPATDEDALAVPDGYTAQVLIPWGTPLLSDGPEWRKDASNSAADAERQVGSHHDGMHYFPLGKGKDGSRRGVLVLNHEYMDRTLSYPDGDEEMTREKADKGAAMHGVSIVQVEKGRKGWRRVDSELNRRITATTPMTVSGPVGPDHPEMQADDPQIRGTINNCSHGVTPWGTYLACEENWNFYFGTTDASWRPTPAQERYGVVADSDYRWFEVDPRWDAAVNPKEMNRFGWVVEIDPFRPDSTPVKRSRLGRIKHEGCVTTEARGRIVAYTGDDQDGDYIYKFVGAEPWRKTRARGESPLDHGVLYVARFDDDGTGRWLPLEFGEGPLTEENGWKDQADVLLRTREAADAAGATPLDRPEWIAVQPGRQDVYASLTNGSGWDNAVTPRKPNPYGHIIKWTEEGGDNTATSFAWDIFLLAGDPAHDDRVELDEEDLFGSPDGLWFDADGRLWIQTDVSNSSQNDPEKGYDRIGNNAMLACDPSTGELRRFLTGPRGAEITGVVTTPDRRTMFVNVQHPGEDTPFWGENSPEDPRAVSNWPDFDPEGRPRSATVVITKDDGGVIGT; encoded by the coding sequence ATGGGCGTGGATCCGGACGACATCAGCTCGAACCCCTCGGCGAACCGGCCCTTCCACGAGGTGGTCGCGGCCAGGCTGAGCCGCAGGAGCGTGCTGCGCGGCGGGGCGGCCGCGGTGGCGGGGTTCGTCGGGGCGGGCGTCCTCGGCGGGACCGCGTCCGCCGACGGGGCCGGCGGGGGCGAGCGCAAGCTCCTCGGGTTCCCCCCGGTCCCGGCGACCGATGAGGACGCGCTGGCCGTGCCGGACGGCTACACCGCGCAGGTGCTCATCCCCTGGGGAACGCCGCTGCTCAGCGACGGCCCCGAGTGGCGCAAGGACGCCTCCAACAGCGCCGCCGACGCCGAGCGTCAGGTCGGCTCGCACCACGACGGCATGCACTACTTCCCGCTCGGCAAGGGCAAGGACGGGAGCCGGCGCGGGGTGCTCGTGCTCAACCACGAGTACATGGACCGCACCCTGTCCTACCCCGACGGCGACGAGGAGATGACCCGGGAGAAGGCGGACAAGGGCGCCGCCATGCACGGGGTCTCGATCGTCCAGGTGGAGAAGGGCCGCAAAGGGTGGCGGCGGGTCGACTCCGAGCTGAACCGGCGGATCACCGCGACCACGCCGATGACCGTCTCCGGCCCGGTCGGCCCGGACCATCCCGAGATGCAGGCCGACGACCCGCAGATCCGCGGCACCATCAACAACTGCTCGCACGGGGTGACCCCGTGGGGCACCTACCTCGCCTGCGAGGAGAACTGGAACTTCTACTTCGGCACCACCGACGCCTCCTGGCGGCCCACCCCCGCACAGGAGCGGTACGGGGTCGTCGCGGACAGCGACTACCGGTGGTTCGAGGTCGACCCGCGCTGGGACGCCGCGGTCAACCCCAAGGAGATGAACCGCTTCGGCTGGGTGGTGGAGATCGACCCGTTCCGGCCGGACTCCACCCCGGTCAAGCGCTCCCGGCTGGGCCGGATCAAGCACGAGGGGTGCGTCACCACCGAGGCGCGCGGCCGCATCGTCGCCTACACCGGCGACGACCAGGACGGCGACTACATCTACAAGTTCGTCGGCGCCGAACCGTGGCGGAAGACCCGGGCCCGCGGGGAGAGCCCGCTGGACCACGGCGTCCTCTACGTGGCCCGGTTCGACGACGACGGCACCGGCCGGTGGCTGCCGCTGGAGTTCGGCGAGGGGCCGCTGACCGAGGAGAACGGCTGGAAGGACCAGGCCGACGTGCTGCTCCGCACCCGCGAGGCGGCCGACGCGGCGGGCGCCACCCCGCTGGACCGGCCCGAGTGGATCGCGGTGCAGCCGGGTCGGCAGGACGTCTACGCCAGCCTCACCAACGGCTCGGGCTGGGACAACGCCGTCACCCCGCGCAAGCCCAACCCCTACGGCCACATCATCAAGTGGACCGAGGAGGGCGGCGACAACACCGCGACCTCCTTCGCCTGGGACATCTTCCTGCTCGCCGGGGACCCCGCCCACGACGACCGGGTGGAGCTGGACGAGGAGGACCTCTTCGGCTCCCCCGACGGGCTGTGGTTCGACGCCGACGGCCGGCTGTGGATCCAGACCGACGTCTCCAACTCCTCGCAGAACGACCCGGAGAAGGGCTACGACCGGATCGGCAACAACGCCATGCTCGCCTGCGACCCCTCCACCGGGGAGCTGCGCCGCTTCCTCACCGGGCCGCGCGGCGCGGAGATCACCGGGGTCGTCACCACCCCCGACCGGCGGACCATGTTCGTCAACGTGCAGCACCCCGGGGAGGACACCCCGTTCTGGGGCGAGAACAGCCCGGAGGACCCGCGCGCGGTGAGCAACTGGCCCGACTTCGACCCCGAGGGCAGGCCGCGCTCGGCCACCGTGGTGATCACCAAGGACGACGGAGGGGTCATCGGCACCTGA
- a CDS encoding serine hydrolase domain-containing protein translates to MRTRFTTAVAAAGIAASTVSAAPAAAAGAGAAPLTPAAVDAYLEEALDDTGLPGVSVAVVRDGRVVHTAGYGRGSDGEPVTEDTPMRIASLSKSFTAMAVMTLVEEGAVDLDGAVAEQLPGFSPGDPRADRITVRHLLDQTSGLSDTTVDIADLEDASSLEEYVSRLDGAELAAAPGTRMEYCNANYNVAARLVEAASGERFGDYVREAVFEPLGMEHSALSDADVPVPDGHNSLYGFWLPRAERPGFLDDSGSGGVISTAADMGRWLTAHTGGDAPVGAESLQAMYAPSAADDYAMGWSPETAPGGAELMVHSGNLFTYNAAQGFDPETGYGFAVLSNGAPLADETYPIMLGLAALSRGERPDGPGTARKAADAALAAAGALALGLGAAGAARSRRWAARRTGRPVWRTALRTAPLLLPAALFAGYPAAVSLLSNGREITWDQMFYFPLPLTLTLAAAALAGLGTAAARLLRLRAAARSTGTVGSPS, encoded by the coding sequence GTGAGAACCAGGTTCACCACCGCCGTGGCGGCAGCGGGCATCGCCGCGTCGACCGTGTCCGCCGCCCCCGCAGCGGCCGCCGGGGCCGGCGCCGCACCGCTCACCCCCGCCGCCGTCGACGCCTACCTGGAGGAGGCCCTGGACGACACCGGCCTGCCCGGGGTCTCGGTCGCGGTGGTCCGCGACGGGCGGGTGGTGCACACCGCCGGGTACGGGCGCGGCTCCGACGGGGAGCCGGTCACCGAGGACACCCCGATGCGCATCGCCTCGCTCAGCAAGTCCTTCACCGCGATGGCCGTCATGACCCTGGTCGAGGAGGGCGCCGTCGACCTGGACGGGGCCGTCGCCGAGCAGCTGCCCGGGTTCTCCCCCGGCGACCCGCGGGCCGACCGGATCACCGTGCGCCACCTGCTCGACCAGACCTCCGGGCTGTCCGACACCACCGTCGACATCGCGGACCTGGAAGACGCCTCCTCATTGGAGGAGTACGTGTCCCGGCTGGACGGGGCGGAGCTCGCCGCCGCCCCCGGCACCCGGATGGAGTACTGCAACGCCAACTACAACGTCGCCGCCCGGCTGGTGGAGGCCGCCTCCGGCGAGCGGTTCGGCGACTACGTCCGCGAGGCGGTGTTCGAACCGCTCGGCATGGAGCACAGCGCGCTGAGCGACGCCGACGTGCCCGTCCCCGACGGACACAACTCGCTGTACGGGTTCTGGCTCCCCCGGGCCGAGCGGCCCGGCTTCCTCGACGACAGCGGGTCCGGCGGCGTCATCTCCACCGCCGCCGACATGGGCCGCTGGCTCACCGCGCACACCGGCGGCGACGCCCCCGTCGGAGCGGAGTCGCTGCAGGCCATGTACGCCCCCTCCGCCGCCGACGACTACGCGATGGGCTGGTCGCCCGAGACCGCGCCGGGCGGCGCGGAGCTGATGGTGCACAGCGGCAACCTGTTCACCTACAACGCCGCCCAGGGCTTCGACCCGGAGACCGGCTACGGGTTCGCAGTGCTGAGCAACGGCGCCCCGCTCGCCGACGAGACCTACCCGATCATGCTCGGCCTGGCCGCGCTGAGCCGCGGCGAGCGGCCGGACGGGCCGGGCACCGCCCGGAAGGCCGCCGACGCCGCCCTGGCCGCGGCCGGCGCGCTCGCCCTCGGCCTGGGCGCGGCCGGGGCGGCACGCTCCCGCCGCTGGGCGGCCCGGCGCACCGGCCGACCGGTGTGGCGGACCGCGCTGCGCACCGCCCCGCTGCTGCTGCCCGCCGCCCTCTTCGCCGGCTACCCGGCCGCGGTCTCGCTGCTGTCCAACGGCCGCGAGATCACCTGGGACCAGATGTTCTACTTCCCGCTGCCGCTCACCCTCACCCTGGCCGCCGCGGCGCTGGCCGGCCTGGGCACCGCCGCCGCCCGGCTGCTCCGGCTGCGCGCGGCGGCCCGGAGCACCGGAACGGTAGGGTCCCCTTCGTGA